The following proteins are co-located in the Nonlabens ponticola genome:
- a CDS encoding HU domain-containing protein, with protein MQVGTYISELLYRHECVVIPGYGAFLSRRVPAQHFASTHTLYPPKKGLSFNAQIQQNDGLLVNYISTVQQIPYDEALQQVRNYVRFLDHEIDEHGEVTIHKVGRFTRGAEDTLQFTPMYLVNYLPEAFGLATHEAYAVDRTPVTTPVEEVVIEEKPVVQLTTAKSNTANWVRAAAAVAILVAGSYLAHNTVKTQAVNDAMVIEQMADEQFKTKMQEATFLISTPLPSITMEVAPEIKNYHVVAGAFRSAANADKKVAQLQKAGYDARVIGVNEYGLHNVALGSYADRDDAINALYLNRKQGYPSAWLFTGTLEK; from the coding sequence ATGCAAGTAGGAACCTACATATCTGAATTATTGTACCGCCATGAGTGTGTGGTCATTCCTGGTTATGGTGCATTCCTGTCTAGACGTGTGCCGGCGCAGCATTTTGCGAGTACACACACGCTGTATCCTCCTAAAAAGGGATTGAGTTTTAATGCTCAAATACAGCAAAATGATGGATTGCTGGTTAATTACATCAGTACGGTGCAGCAAATTCCTTATGACGAGGCCTTGCAACAGGTGCGCAATTATGTCCGTTTTCTGGATCACGAGATTGATGAGCATGGCGAGGTGACGATTCATAAAGTAGGCCGATTTACTCGCGGTGCAGAGGACACGCTACAATTCACGCCTATGTATCTGGTTAATTATTTGCCAGAGGCATTTGGCCTTGCCACACACGAGGCATATGCCGTAGATCGTACTCCTGTAACTACTCCTGTAGAAGAGGTCGTGATTGAAGAAAAACCGGTTGTTCAACTTACCACAGCCAAATCTAATACGGCCAATTGGGTACGTGCCGCAGCTGCCGTCGCCATTCTTGTTGCTGGTAGTTATCTAGCGCATAATACAGTAAAAACACAGGCAGTCAACGATGCTATGGTCATTGAGCAAATGGCAGATGAACAATTCAAGACCAAAATGCAGGAGGCAACTTTCCTGATTTCTACACCGTTGCCTAGCATAACGATGGAGGTTGCTCCTGAGATTAAAAATTATCACGTGGTCGCAGGTGCATTCCGGTCTGCAGCAAATGCTGATAAAAAAGTAGCCCAGCTCCAAAAAGCGGGTTATGATGCTCGAGTGATCGGTGTCAATGAATATGGTTTGCACAATGTAGCTCTAGGCAGTTATGCAGATCGTGATGACGCCATCAATGCCTTGTATCTCAATCGCAAACAAGGCTATCCTAGCGCCTGGTTGTTTACTGGGACTTTGGAGAAGTAG
- the pheS gene encoding phenylalanine--tRNA ligase subunit alpha, translating to MLDKVTEHIKKVESFKASDAAAVEAFRIEYLGTKGLLKELFAAFKEVPNEQKKAYGQAINELKQKATDKVQQLKDELESKEEEAGVYGDLTRSGYPIEVGSRHPISIVKNQIIEVFSRIGFNVSEGPEIEDDWHNFTALNLPEHHPARDMQDTFFIQTNPDVLLRTHTSSVQVRYMENNKPPIRTISPGRVFRNEAISARSHCIFHQVEGLYIDKDVSFADLKQTLLYFTKEMFGKSKIRLRPSYFPFTEPSAEVDIYWGLETETDYRITKGTGWLEIMGCGMVDPAVLTNCGIDPEEYSGFAFGMGIERIAMLLYQIGDIRMFFENDVRFLKQFSSTL from the coding sequence ATGCTGGATAAGGTTACAGAACATATTAAGAAAGTCGAGTCGTTCAAGGCGAGTGATGCTGCTGCGGTAGAGGCTTTCAGGATTGAATATTTAGGGACTAAGGGTTTGCTCAAGGAATTGTTTGCGGCCTTTAAGGAAGTGCCCAACGAGCAGAAAAAAGCCTATGGTCAGGCGATCAATGAATTGAAGCAAAAGGCGACTGATAAGGTACAGCAACTCAAGGATGAGCTAGAATCAAAGGAAGAAGAAGCTGGTGTTTACGGCGATTTAACCCGATCTGGTTACCCGATTGAGGTAGGCTCCAGGCATCCTATTTCTATTGTGAAAAACCAAATTATCGAGGTATTCTCACGCATAGGTTTCAACGTGAGTGAAGGTCCAGAGATTGAGGACGACTGGCACAATTTTACCGCACTCAACCTGCCAGAGCATCACCCAGCGCGCGATATGCAGGATACTTTTTTCATCCAGACAAATCCTGATGTGTTGCTGCGTACGCATACATCCAGCGTACAGGTGCGATATATGGAAAATAACAAGCCGCCTATCAGGACGATCTCGCCAGGTCGTGTTTTTAGAAATGAGGCGATAAGTGCACGATCGCACTGTATTTTTCATCAGGTAGAAGGTTTGTACATTGACAAGGATGTGAGTTTTGCAGACTTAAAGCAAACGCTGCTTTACTTTACCAAAGAAATGTTCGGCAAGTCAAAAATCAGGTTGCGCCCATCCTATTTCCCATTCACAGAACCCAGCGCAGAAGTTGATATCTATTGGGGTCTAGAAACTGAAACCGATTACCGTATCACAAAAGGTACGGGCTGGCTAGAAATCATGGGTTGTGGTATGGTAGATCCTGCGGTACTCACAAACTGCGGTATTGATCCAGAGGAATATAGCGGTTTTGCCTTTGGTATGGGAATCGAGCGCATTGCGATGTTATTGTATCAAATAGGTGACATACGCATGTTCTTTGAAAACGATGTGCGTTTCTTGAAGCAGTTTTCCAGCACCTTGTAG